Proteins co-encoded in one Paraburkholderia edwinii genomic window:
- a CDS encoding DsbA family oxidoreductase, whose protein sequence is MTPLRIDYISDIACPWCAVGLASLQQALANLNDEVRAEWVMHPFELNPQMGPEGQNIVEYLGNKYGRTPAQIAETQAVIRERGASVGFAFGERKFVYNTFDAHRLLQWAGEEDKQQGEQPGKQLALEKALMQAYHGNGNDVSDHDVLVEAARSVGLDAQEARRILQSDDYADAVRADEQETQAMGIHSVPAIIFNRRYLVSGGQPVEAFEQALRQILAEEKA, encoded by the coding sequence ATGACTCCGCTACGAATCGACTACATCTCCGATATCGCGTGCCCGTGGTGCGCGGTCGGCCTCGCGTCGCTGCAACAGGCGCTTGCCAACCTCAACGACGAGGTTCGCGCCGAATGGGTCATGCACCCGTTTGAACTGAACCCGCAGATGGGCCCGGAAGGCCAGAACATCGTCGAGTACCTCGGCAATAAATACGGCCGCACGCCGGCGCAGATCGCCGAGACGCAGGCGGTGATACGCGAGCGCGGCGCGAGCGTCGGCTTTGCGTTCGGTGAGCGCAAGTTCGTCTACAACACGTTCGACGCGCACCGTCTGCTGCAGTGGGCCGGTGAAGAAGACAAACAGCAAGGCGAGCAGCCTGGCAAGCAACTCGCGCTCGAGAAAGCGTTGATGCAGGCCTATCACGGCAACGGTAACGACGTGAGCGACCACGATGTTCTGGTTGAAGCCGCGCGATCGGTCGGGCTCGATGCGCAGGAAGCGCGCCGCATATTGCAGAGCGATGACTATGCCGACGCGGTGCGCGCCGACGAACAGGAAACCCAGGCGATGGGCATCCACTCGGTGCCCGCGATCATTTTCAACCGCCGCTATCTCGTGTCCGGCGGGCAGCCGGTCGAAGCGTTCGAGCAGGCGTTGCGGCAAATCCTTGCCGAAGAAAAAGCGTAA
- a CDS encoding DUF427 domain-containing protein: protein MGLSWQQGPLASGAIGRFLVPDPLPKRLLYAEPLRRRMRVHFGGKWIADSENVVLLFEPARYPVAYFPESDIAAGVLERLEHTTRHQDLGPTTWFAVRAGEQVAQRGAWQHTGLPEHANVLDNRVAFAWRMMDAFYEEDERIVGHAADPYHRIDIRETSRHLVVRHHDRVIADTMRPLALYESGFAPRWYVPRDDIDLSALTSVETKTFCPYKGVCSYYDIGDARLAAWTYPETYPEVNRVTNYVSFEPDIVSVHLDGKELHLEPGQTVIPHGVDRELTVHEVQLRERPSA, encoded by the coding sequence ATGGGACTCTCATGGCAACAAGGCCCGCTCGCGTCCGGAGCGATCGGCCGCTTTCTCGTCCCCGATCCGCTACCCAAGCGCCTGCTCTATGCCGAGCCGCTGCGCCGCCGCATGCGCGTGCATTTCGGCGGCAAGTGGATTGCCGATAGCGAAAACGTCGTGCTGCTTTTCGAACCGGCGCGCTACCCGGTGGCGTATTTCCCGGAAAGCGATATCGCTGCCGGTGTGCTCGAACGCCTCGAGCATACGACGCGCCACCAGGACCTCGGCCCGACCACATGGTTCGCGGTACGCGCAGGCGAACAGGTCGCGCAGCGCGGCGCGTGGCAGCACACGGGCTTACCGGAGCATGCGAATGTGCTCGACAATCGCGTCGCATTCGCATGGCGCATGATGGACGCGTTCTATGAGGAAGACGAACGGATCGTCGGCCACGCGGCGGACCCGTATCACCGCATCGATATTCGCGAGACGTCGCGGCACCTTGTGGTCCGTCACCACGACCGCGTGATTGCGGATACGATGCGGCCACTTGCGCTTTACGAATCAGGCTTCGCGCCGCGCTGGTATGTACCGCGCGACGATATCGACCTATCCGCGCTGACGAGCGTCGAAACGAAAACCTTTTGCCCGTACAAGGGCGTATGCAGCTACTACGACATCGGCGATGCGCGCCTTGCCGCATGGACCTATCCGGAAACTTATCCGGAAGTGAACCGCGTCACGAACTACGTGTCGTTCGAGCCCGATATCGTCAGCGTGCATCTCGACGGCAAGGAGCTTCATCTCGAGCCGGGGCAAACGGTGATTCCGCATGGCGTCGATCGCGAGCTCACGGTGCACGAAGTGCAGTTGCGTGAGCGGCCATCGGCCTAG
- a CDS encoding MOSC and FAD-binding oxidoreductase domain-containing protein, whose product MGRLLSVNVGMPRNIEWKGRTVYTGIWKDPVQGRCRASRLNLAGDGQGDTGGHGGEQRAVFVYQIESYRHWQQQLNRSDFTYGQFGENFTIEGLPDSDVCIGDRYQIGDALFEVTQPRVTCYRVGIRTNEPRMAALLTSSGRPGFYLRVLQEGEVGAGDEIIKVGEADDRMTVAEINALLYSPHHPRDKLERALRIKALSPGWRWSFDALLREQSDGKPDGTKGGNAGLAPAAASHPVAPGFRSLVVAALDQESADVLSITLESTDGEPLPMALPGQYVVLRLPRPDGGSPFFRSYSLSGALSTQRYRISVKLEPNGAGGMYLHRQLHVGDRLDVSAPRGSFVLQAGDGPVVLLSAGIGATPVLAMLHALSAAQSTRRVWWLHGAHDGRHHAFADEARRLSRALAHGKSYVCYSKPDSNDHPGEHFDAVGRLSRAVFEEAGIERNADFYLCGPARFMAEMKDTLAAMNVAPGRIHAEIFNGGESLNPGIVGAKARAPHLPEDDAKTGALVSFARSGIAAHWNAAVYPSILELAEACDVPVRWSCRTGVCHNCESGLVSGNVAYGPEPLDKPADGNLLICCSQPVGDVVIDL is encoded by the coding sequence ATGGGTCGGCTACTATCGGTCAACGTCGGAATGCCGCGCAATATCGAATGGAAAGGCCGCACCGTGTACACCGGTATCTGGAAGGATCCGGTGCAGGGCCGCTGCCGCGCGAGCCGCCTCAATCTTGCCGGCGACGGCCAGGGCGATACCGGTGGGCATGGCGGCGAGCAGCGCGCCGTGTTCGTCTATCAGATCGAATCATATCGCCACTGGCAGCAGCAATTGAATCGCAGCGATTTTACGTATGGGCAGTTCGGCGAGAACTTCACGATCGAAGGGTTGCCCGATTCCGACGTCTGCATCGGCGACCGTTATCAGATTGGCGACGCGTTGTTCGAAGTCACGCAGCCGCGTGTAACCTGTTATCGCGTCGGTATCCGGACCAACGAACCGCGTATGGCGGCGTTGCTCACATCGAGCGGCCGCCCCGGTTTTTATCTGCGTGTGTTGCAGGAAGGCGAGGTCGGCGCCGGCGACGAAATCATCAAGGTCGGCGAGGCCGACGACCGGATGACAGTCGCCGAGATCAACGCCCTGCTCTATTCGCCGCATCATCCGCGCGACAAACTCGAGCGCGCGTTGCGGATCAAGGCCCTGTCGCCGGGCTGGCGCTGGTCTTTCGATGCGCTGCTGCGCGAGCAGTCTGACGGCAAGCCGGACGGCACGAAGGGCGGCAACGCGGGGCTTGCGCCAGCCGCCGCGTCGCATCCGGTTGCGCCGGGTTTTCGCTCGCTCGTCGTGGCCGCACTCGATCAGGAGTCGGCCGACGTTCTGTCGATCACGCTGGAAAGCACCGACGGCGAACCGCTGCCGATGGCACTGCCCGGTCAGTATGTCGTGCTGCGTTTGCCGCGTCCCGACGGCGGCTCGCCGTTTTTTCGCAGCTACTCGCTCTCCGGCGCGCTTTCGACGCAGCGCTATCGGATCAGCGTCAAGCTCGAACCGAACGGTGCGGGCGGCATGTACCTGCATCGGCAGCTGCACGTCGGCGACAGGCTCGATGTGAGCGCGCCGCGAGGAAGCTTTGTTCTGCAAGCGGGCGACGGTCCGGTGGTTTTGCTAAGCGCCGGTATCGGCGCGACGCCGGTGCTCGCGATGCTGCACGCGCTCTCGGCGGCTCAGTCGACGCGCCGCGTATGGTGGCTGCATGGCGCTCACGACGGGCGCCACCATGCATTCGCAGACGAAGCGCGGCGTCTGTCTCGCGCGCTTGCGCACGGCAAAAGCTACGTCTGCTACAGCAAGCCCGATTCGAACGACCATCCCGGTGAGCATTTCGATGCGGTAGGCCGCCTGTCGCGCGCCGTTTTCGAGGAAGCCGGTATCGAGCGCAATGCGGATTTTTATCTGTGCGGGCCGGCTCGCTTTATGGCGGAGATGAAGGACACGCTTGCGGCGATGAACGTCGCGCCCGGCAGGATCCATGCGGAAATTTTCAACGGCGGCGAATCGTTGAACCCCGGTATCGTCGGCGCCAAGGCGCGCGCGCCGCATCTGCCGGAAGACGATGCGAAGACCGGCGCACTGGTTTCGTTCGCGCGCAGCGGCATTGCCGCACACTGGAATGCGGCCGTGTATCCGAGCATTCTCGAGCTTGCCGAGGCGTGCGACGTGCCGGTCCGGTGGTCATGCCGGACCGGCGTATGCCATAACTGCGAAAGCGGACTGGTGTCGGGAAACGTCGCGTACGGGCCGGAGCCGCTCGACAAGCCCGCGGATGGCAACCTGCTTATCTGCTGCTCGCAGCCCGTCGGCGACGTGGTGATCGACCTTTGA
- a CDS encoding porin produces MKKMTAALAVTGAFAGHAYAQSSVTLYGIIDEGITYTNNQAGHSTWQETDGAINTSRFGLRGNEDLGGGLQAIFRLENGFSAANGNLRQGGRLFGRQAYVGLASSQFGTITLGRQYDSVVDYLGPLALTGTQYGGTFFAHPFDNDNLDNDFRVNNSVKFQSPNFRGLQAGALYGFSNDAGDFANNRAYSFGASYAFKGVTVAAAYLQINQNLTTASISNTNGALNGDATFFAGRQRIWGAGVKYSFGPFTTDFVYTTTLLNNALGISAGESGVSGGFGLNGGSARFNNYEVNGRYTLGSPWTIAVGYVHTDGSIDAARPHWDQVNVQAAYLLSVRTQVYLQTEYQHIAQDGLPLGAIISGLPAASTTPNQVAVTLGLRHTF; encoded by the coding sequence ATGAAGAAGATGACGGCGGCTCTCGCGGTGACCGGTGCATTTGCCGGTCACGCCTATGCCCAAAGCAGTGTCACGTTGTACGGCATCATCGACGAAGGAATCACCTATACGAATAACCAGGCCGGGCACAGCACCTGGCAGGAAACCGATGGCGCAATTAATACGAGCCGCTTTGGATTGCGCGGTAACGAAGATCTCGGCGGCGGACTTCAGGCAATTTTCCGGCTCGAAAACGGCTTTAGCGCGGCCAACGGCAACCTGCGTCAGGGCGGCCGTCTGTTTGGACGGCAAGCGTACGTCGGGCTCGCGTCGTCGCAATTCGGCACGATCACGTTAGGTCGGCAATACGATAGCGTCGTCGATTATCTCGGCCCGCTCGCGTTGACGGGCACGCAGTACGGCGGCACTTTCTTTGCGCACCCGTTCGATAACGACAACCTCGACAACGACTTTCGCGTCAACAATTCGGTCAAGTTTCAAAGCCCGAATTTCCGCGGACTGCAGGCCGGCGCGTTGTATGGCTTCTCGAACGATGCGGGCGACTTCGCCAACAATCGCGCGTACAGCTTCGGCGCATCGTATGCGTTCAAAGGCGTGACGGTCGCGGCGGCCTATCTGCAGATCAACCAGAACCTGACCACCGCGTCGATCTCGAACACGAATGGAGCGCTCAACGGCGACGCGACCTTTTTTGCCGGCCGGCAAAGAATCTGGGGCGCCGGCGTGAAATACTCGTTCGGTCCGTTCACGACAGACTTTGTCTATACGACGACGCTGCTCAACAACGCGCTCGGCATTTCGGCGGGAGAGTCGGGCGTATCGGGCGGGTTCGGCCTGAACGGCGGCAGCGCGCGCTTTAACAACTACGAAGTGAATGGACGCTATACGCTCGGCTCGCCGTGGACGATTGCCGTCGGCTACGTGCATACCGACGGCAGCATCGACGCGGCACGGCCGCACTGGGATCAGGTCAATGTCCAGGCCGCGTATCTACTCTCGGTCCGCACACAGGTCTATCTGCAGACCGAGTATCAGCACATCGCGCAGGACGGGCTGCCGCTCGGCGCGATTATCAGCGGCTTGCCGGCCGCGTCGACGACGCCGAATCAGGTTGCGGTCACGCTGGGGCTGCGTCACACGTTCTGA
- a CDS encoding chalcone isomerase family protein, which produces MKPIYHQTGGIRAVATGRRIALAIASLACVAGLCAVPSGAAVAAQDCHTEIPAAQFSGSGEYRFLGLHLYDAQLWSARLPVSFDNRFALQLTYTTSATRERLATLGLNEMKRLAPTPLSDALVARWRDDMLKAFVDVAPGDWLCGVFLPGTGVRFFANGEPTATIEDPEFARAFFNIWFDPETRAKTLRARLLGGQAGS; this is translated from the coding sequence GTGAAACCGATTTACCACCAGACAGGCGGCATACGAGCAGTCGCCACCGGCCGGCGCATCGCGCTCGCCATTGCGTCCCTCGCCTGCGTAGCCGGGCTGTGCGCCGTGCCGTCGGGCGCGGCGGTTGCCGCTCAGGATTGCCACACCGAAATACCCGCAGCCCAGTTTTCGGGCTCGGGCGAGTATCGCTTTCTCGGTTTGCATCTGTACGATGCGCAATTGTGGAGCGCGCGCCTGCCGGTCAGCTTCGATAACCGCTTTGCACTGCAATTGACGTACACCACGTCCGCCACGCGCGAACGCCTCGCCACGCTCGGTCTGAACGAGATGAAGCGGCTCGCGCCGACGCCTTTGTCCGATGCGCTCGTCGCGCGCTGGCGCGACGACATGTTGAAGGCGTTCGTCGATGTCGCGCCGGGCGACTGGTTGTGCGGCGTGTTTTTGCCGGGCACCGGCGTGCGCTTCTTTGCGAATGGCGAACCGACCGCGACAATCGAAGATCCCGAATTCGCGCGCGCGTTCTTCAATATCTGGTTCGATCCGGAAACGCGTGCGAAGACGCTGAGAGCCAGGTTGCTTGGCGGCCAGGCAGGCAGTTAA
- a CDS encoding H-NS family nucleoid-associated regulatory protein: protein MDERKRESMIAYLRGRMAKVGMKAADIAAALKEDQLRQRSVRYRNAFGDAWDGKGAMPQWLQQATSAGQSLQHFAVIGSEKPATQTQRQPAVDWSKDPFAGTRLATAPRS, encoded by the coding sequence ATGGACGAGCGTAAACGCGAAAGCATGATTGCCTATCTGCGCGGCCGCATGGCCAAGGTGGGAATGAAGGCGGCCGACATTGCAGCCGCGCTCAAGGAAGATCAGTTGCGTCAGCGGTCGGTGCGCTATCGCAACGCATTCGGCGATGCGTGGGACGGCAAAGGCGCCATGCCGCAATGGCTGCAGCAGGCCACGAGCGCCGGGCAATCATTGCAGCACTTTGCCGTGATCGGATCGGAAAAGCCCGCTACGCAGACGCAACGTCAGCCGGCTGTCGACTGGAGCAAGGACCCGTTTGCGGGTACGCGGCTCGCAACGGCGCCGCGCTCGTAA
- a CDS encoding sensor histidine kinase yields MKSLKSRIIGTLIVLFAAVGVVDACITYWLSMRHIDELLDVHLQGAAVWLAAGRVGTIGTNGPPQHSIDGFVGQIWEAGRATPTDNTDPEVTFNRNEPGGYSVELINGHHYRIYTLRKDADGLIYQVGQPVSYREQTAERAAIESLVPTVCLIVLVWIAIPIVVNAAFASLGRASSDAEAVGISHLTPLDVSHVPDEVRPFADSINRMIGRLQVGIDGEKRFIADAAHELRTPIAALQLRIDNLENAPDTNARGERLRELREAIVRTATMIRQLLELARADAQPDPGAASDSVDVRQMVQALVADLLPVADSRSIDLGVKRFEAAHVKAHAGELRMAVRNLVENALRYTPASGSVDIDVFEDQAGAIVRVTDTGPGIPEDALGRVFDRFFRLNAETVEGSGLGLSIVKSVVAKHGGSVSLENRHDGQRGLIATLVLPARASATLEA; encoded by the coding sequence ATGAAATCGCTTAAGAGCCGAATTATCGGAACATTGATCGTGCTGTTCGCCGCGGTTGGCGTGGTCGACGCGTGCATCACGTATTGGCTGTCGATGCGGCATATCGACGAACTGCTCGACGTGCATCTGCAGGGCGCGGCCGTCTGGCTCGCGGCCGGCAGGGTCGGCACGATCGGCACGAACGGGCCGCCGCAACATTCGATCGACGGCTTCGTCGGGCAAATCTGGGAAGCAGGGCGCGCCACGCCGACCGACAATACGGATCCCGAAGTCACGTTCAATCGCAACGAGCCGGGCGGTTACTCGGTCGAACTGATCAACGGCCATCACTACCGCATCTATACGCTAAGAAAGGACGCCGACGGTTTGATCTATCAGGTCGGCCAACCGGTTTCCTATCGGGAGCAGACCGCGGAACGCGCGGCTATCGAAAGCCTCGTGCCGACCGTGTGCCTGATCGTGCTCGTATGGATTGCGATTCCGATCGTCGTCAATGCGGCGTTCGCTTCGCTCGGGCGCGCGAGTTCGGATGCGGAGGCCGTCGGTATCAGCCATTTGACGCCGCTCGATGTATCGCATGTGCCCGATGAAGTGCGTCCGTTTGCCGATTCGATCAACCGCATGATCGGGCGTCTGCAGGTCGGCATCGACGGCGAAAAGCGCTTTATTGCCGATGCGGCGCATGAACTGCGCACGCCGATCGCGGCGTTGCAATTGCGCATCGATAACCTCGAAAATGCGCCCGATACGAACGCGCGCGGCGAACGCCTGCGCGAGCTGCGTGAAGCGATCGTGCGCACGGCCACGATGATCCGGCAGCTGCTCGAACTGGCCCGCGCGGACGCGCAACCCGATCCGGGCGCGGCATCGGACAGCGTCGACGTGCGTCAGATGGTTCAGGCGCTGGTCGCGGATCTGCTGCCCGTTGCGGATTCGCGTTCGATCGATCTTGGCGTCAAGCGTTTCGAAGCCGCGCATGTGAAGGCGCATGCGGGCGAGTTGCGCATGGCGGTGCGCAATCTCGTCGAAAACGCGCTGCGCTATACGCCTGCAAGCGGCAGCGTCGATATCGATGTATTCGAAGATCAGGCGGGCGCCATCGTGCGCGTGACCGACACGGGCCCCGGCATTCCGGAGGACGCGCTGGGCCGCGTATTCGACCGCTTTTTCAGGCTGAATGCCGAAACGGTCGAAGGCAGCGGCCTCGGGTTATCGATCGTGAAGTCGGTGGTGGCGAAGCATGGCGGTTCCGTTTCGCTCGAAAACCGGCACGACGGTCAACGCGGCCTGATCGCCACACTTGTTCTGCCGGCGCGCGCGTCGGCCACGCTCGAGGCCTGA
- a CDS encoding BMP family ABC transporter substrate-binding protein, which translates to MTGGYPKRMGDGQPRHRASRRRITHALIGLAAFGALAASHAASRSEDAAKYQAAHGFSTVLFIPFGEHDLGFSEAAYRGYAALRRDGYRIDVVRDADSLSESQMLATIGERYAAGARGFILAGSELSAATTAAAARYPDAFFATVAGSARGPNVINYCVDCEPLGGALAGQVAARTTATKIVGFVGGVESVDGVEAKRFRQAVLDAAPDAQVLIDWTGDWGDRKRTRELTERQIRAGADIVVADANDTVIAAASRCRHVKAIGWMTDASHRYRNVVASVIVDTSVIFRRFVDAAAAGRFTGGDYVVKESDNVWKIVWPHR; encoded by the coding sequence ATGACCGGTGGCTATCCAAAGCGCATGGGCGATGGCCAGCCGCGGCATCGCGCTTCGCGCCGGCGCATCACGCATGCGCTGATCGGCCTTGCCGCATTCGGCGCGCTCGCGGCGAGCCACGCGGCGTCGCGTTCCGAGGACGCCGCGAAATACCAGGCCGCGCATGGCTTTAGCACCGTGCTCTTTATTCCGTTCGGCGAACATGATCTCGGCTTTAGCGAAGCCGCTTATCGCGGCTACGCGGCATTGCGGCGCGACGGCTACCGGATCGACGTGGTCCGCGATGCGGACAGCCTGAGCGAGAGTCAGATGCTTGCGACGATCGGCGAGCGCTATGCAGCAGGTGCGCGCGGCTTCATTCTGGCCGGCTCCGAACTCAGCGCAGCGACGACGGCCGCGGCGGCGCGCTATCCGGACGCATTTTTCGCCACGGTAGCGGGCTCGGCGCGCGGCCCCAACGTGATCAACTACTGTGTGGACTGCGAGCCGCTTGGCGGCGCGCTCGCGGGCCAGGTCGCCGCGCGCACGACCGCGACGAAGATCGTCGGCTTCGTGGGCGGCGTTGAATCGGTCGATGGCGTCGAGGCAAAACGCTTCAGGCAAGCCGTGCTCGATGCAGCGCCCGATGCGCAAGTGCTGATCGACTGGACCGGCGACTGGGGCGACCGCAAGCGCACGAGGGAACTGACCGAGCGACAGATTCGGGCGGGCGCCGATATCGTTGTCGCCGACGCGAACGACACGGTGATCGCCGCCGCTTCGCGTTGCCGGCACGTCAAGGCGATCGGCTGGATGACGGATGCCTCGCACCGGTATCGCAACGTTGTGGCGAGCGTGATCGTCGACACGAGTGTCATTTTTCGGCGCTTCGTCGACGCTGCGGCAGCCGGCCGCTTTACCGGCGGCGACTACGTGGTCAAAGAGTCGGACAACGTATGGAAAATCGTCTGGCCGCATCGATAG
- a CDS encoding NnrU family protein has protein sequence MTVLVLGLLIFLGAHSVRIFAEDWREARIAQMGEKRWKAAYSIASIVGLVLIIWGYGIARREPTVLWAPPIWAPHLAALLTLIAFILFPAAHMPGNHFKSALKHPMVIGVALWAFAHLVANGTLNALVLFGAFLVWAIVDFAAARRRDRAAQIEYPKGTLSSDVKAVVAGAIAWAIFVFFLHGWLIGVKPLG, from the coding sequence ATGACGGTATTGGTCCTGGGGTTGCTGATATTTCTTGGTGCGCACTCGGTGCGGATTTTCGCGGAAGACTGGCGCGAGGCCCGCATCGCGCAGATGGGCGAGAAGCGCTGGAAAGCCGCGTATTCGATCGCATCGATTGTCGGACTCGTGCTCATTATCTGGGGCTACGGCATTGCCCGGCGCGAGCCGACCGTGCTGTGGGCGCCGCCGATATGGGCGCCGCACCTTGCCGCACTGCTCACGCTGATCGCGTTCATCCTCTTTCCGGCCGCGCATATGCCGGGCAATCACTTCAAATCGGCGCTCAAGCACCCGATGGTAATCGGTGTCGCGCTTTGGGCGTTTGCACATCTGGTTGCAAACGGAACGCTAAACGCACTTGTGCTGTTTGGCGCGTTTCTGGTCTGGGCGATCGTCGATTTCGCGGCCGCGCGGCGGCGCGATCGTGCCGCACAGATCGAATATCCAAAGGGAACCTTGTCGAGCGATGTGAAGGCCGTCGTGGCCGGCGCCATTGCATGGGCCATCTTTGTGTTCTTTCTGCATGGATGGTTGATCGGCGTTAAGCCGTTGGGCTAG
- a CDS encoding ester cyclase, giving the protein MAEIGLAEVYHRYIACLNGQDWPSLAQFVDDDVKYNGQRIGLSGYRRMLERDFREIPDLHFRIALLVTEPPLVASRLQFDCTPEGMFLGLPVHGKRVSFSENVFYEFQAGKIVQVWSVIDKAAIEAQL; this is encoded by the coding sequence ATGGCTGAGATCGGTCTCGCTGAGGTTTACCACCGCTATATTGCGTGTCTGAACGGACAGGACTGGCCGTCGCTGGCGCAGTTCGTCGACGACGACGTGAAATACAATGGCCAGCGCATCGGCCTGTCGGGTTACCGACGGATGCTGGAGCGCGACTTCCGCGAGATTCCCGATCTTCACTTCAGGATTGCGTTGCTCGTTACCGAGCCGCCATTAGTGGCAAGCCGCTTGCAGTTCGACTGCACGCCTGAAGGCATGTTTCTCGGATTGCCCGTTCACGGGAAAAGGGTGTCCTTTAGCGAGAACGTGTTTTACGAGTTTCAGGCGGGGAAAATTGTGCAGGTTTGGTCGGTGATCGACAAAGCCGCAATCGAAGCGCAGCTATAA
- a CDS encoding FMN-dependent NADH-azoreductase, protein MKILHVSCSPRGSASESHRLSLKIVQHLLLKHPSAQVIRRHLSDEAISHIDEDFAISMHSRSDRSQEGSAARSNALIRELDGSDIVVIGTPMHNFTVPSALKVWIDHVVRVRRTFNVTPQGKVGTLRDRPVFVAIASGGRFSGDHARQPDFLTPYLKAVFGIIGLHNLTFFSIQGTVLSEEVVAEARNKTHEAIEEYFSTYRFREPVNEPGGQARLQPDVKLGVVQ, encoded by the coding sequence ATGAAGATTCTGCATGTTAGCTGCAGCCCTCGCGGGTCTGCCTCCGAGAGCCATCGCCTGTCTCTAAAGATCGTCCAGCATCTGCTTTTGAAGCACCCGTCGGCGCAGGTCATCCGCCGGCACCTCAGCGACGAAGCGATCTCGCACATCGACGAAGATTTCGCGATTTCAATGCATTCGCGTAGCGACCGCTCGCAGGAAGGTTCGGCCGCACGGTCCAACGCGCTGATTCGCGAACTGGACGGTTCCGACATCGTAGTCATCGGGACACCGATGCATAACTTCACCGTGCCCTCCGCGTTGAAGGTGTGGATCGATCATGTCGTGCGGGTTCGCCGCACATTCAATGTGACGCCGCAGGGGAAAGTGGGCACGCTGCGCGACCGGCCGGTGTTTGTCGCCATCGCTTCAGGCGGACGGTTTTCAGGCGACCATGCACGTCAACCGGATTTTCTGACGCCCTATCTGAAAGCCGTGTTCGGTATTATCGGCCTGCATAACCTGACCTTCTTCTCCATTCAGGGGACTGTGTTGAGCGAAGAAGTGGTCGCGGAAGCAAGGAACAAAACGCACGAGGCAATTGAAGAATATTTCTCGACGTACCGCTTCCGGGAGCCGGTTAATGAGCCCGGCGGGCAAGCACGTCTGCAACCAGACGTAAAGCTCGGCGTCGTACAATAA
- a CDS encoding TIGR00730 family Rossman fold protein, with protein MNAICVYCGSAPGARPVFADAARALGHALAQANIALVYGGGRVGLMGLIADEVLAHGGRALGVIPELLLNREVGHTGLTELHVVPDMHARKKKMADLADAFIAMPGGIGTFEELFEIYTWAKLGYHEKPIALLDVDGYYDPLLAMLRRTVDEGFMSRVYLDMLHVSAQPATLIDNMQRSAPTTHDKWTEARDAV; from the coding sequence ATCAACGCGATCTGCGTATATTGCGGCTCCGCACCCGGCGCGCGGCCTGTTTTTGCCGACGCTGCGCGCGCGTTAGGCCACGCGCTGGCGCAGGCGAACATTGCGCTAGTCTACGGCGGCGGGCGCGTCGGCCTGATGGGTCTGATCGCAGACGAAGTGCTTGCACACGGCGGCCGCGCGCTCGGCGTAATTCCCGAGCTGCTGCTAAACAGGGAAGTCGGCCATACGGGCCTCACCGAATTGCACGTCGTGCCCGACATGCATGCGCGCAAGAAGAAAATGGCAGACCTGGCGGACGCGTTTATCGCTATGCCGGGCGGCATCGGCACCTTCGAAGAGCTGTTCGAAATCTATACGTGGGCCAAGCTCGGCTATCACGAGAAGCCGATTGCGCTACTCGACGTCGATGGATACTACGATCCGTTGCTCGCCATGCTACGACGGACCGTCGACGAGGGTTTCATGTCGCGCGTCTATCTCGACATGCTGCACGTAAGCGCGCAGCCGGCCACGCTGATCGACAACATGCAGCGATCAGCGCCGACCACGCACGACAAGTGGACGGAAGCGCGCGACGCTGTGTGA
- a CDS encoding carboxymuconolactone decarboxylase family protein translates to MSNRIDYAIASPAGYEALGNVHVTLQKCGLPKTLINLVYLRVSQINGCAFCIDMHSRDLLKAGLDVDKLVLVPVWHEAGKVFTVRERAALAWAETVTRVAETGIPDADYDAAAAEFNDKELADLTYVIGLMNAFNRLGVAFRPKPAAVAKADKAAADAS, encoded by the coding sequence ATGAGCAACCGGATCGACTACGCAATAGCTTCGCCCGCAGGCTACGAGGCACTGGGAAATGTGCACGTCACGCTACAGAAATGCGGTTTGCCGAAAACGCTGATCAACCTTGTGTACCTGCGTGTTTCGCAAATCAACGGCTGCGCGTTCTGTATCGATATGCACTCGCGAGACCTGTTGAAGGCGGGACTCGACGTCGACAAGCTCGTGCTGGTGCCGGTCTGGCATGAAGCGGGCAAGGTATTTACCGTTCGCGAACGCGCCGCGCTCGCGTGGGCGGAAACGGTCACGCGGGTGGCCGAGACCGGTATTCCCGATGCCGACTATGACGCCGCCGCGGCCGAGTTCAACGACAAGGAACTCGCCGACCTGACCTACGTGATCGGCTTGATGAATGCGTTCAACCGGCTCGGAGTGGCATTTCGTCCGAAACCTGCCGCTGTGGCTAAAGCCGACAAAGCCGCAGCCGATGCAAGCTGA